GTACATCACCGTTGGCTTCCTCGCGATGCTGCTGATGGTGCCGCTGGCGCTGACGTCCACCAAGAAGGCGATCGCGCGGATGGGGAAGCGGTGGCGGCCGTTGCATCGCCTGATCTACCCGATCGCTTTGCTCGGCGTGCTGCACTACATCCTGTCGGTGAAGAAGGACCTGACCGAGCCGCTCCTGTACCTGGGCGTACTCTCGGCGCTCCTGCTGTGGCGCGTGTGGGATGCGCGTCGCCGGGCCGACGCGCGCGTGTAGATTGCGCGGGTGACCGCCCCGCGCGCCGCCCTCCGATACGACTGCTTCGCCATCGCCGCGCCGGGGCTCGAGTCCCTCGTCGCGCACGAACTCGTCTCCCTCGGTGTCGCCGATGCGACGGCGGTGCCGGGCGGCGTGGAGTTCGGGGCCGATGCCGCGCGGCTCGCGGCGGTGCAGCTGCGCACCCGCACGGCGACCCGCGTGATCGTGCGGCTCGCGCAGTTCCGGGCGAAGGCCTTCCACGAGCTCGAGCGCGCGGCGCGACAGGTGGAGTGGGCGCGTGTCCTTCCGGCCGGCGCGCGCTTCCGCCTGCGCGTGACCTGTCGCAAGTCGCGCCTCTACCACTCGGATGCGGTCGCGGAGCGCGTCGCGGCCGCGATCGTGCGCGGGGTGCCGGGTGCGACGTTCGAGCAGGGCGCGCACGCGGACGACGAGGCGGACGAGGCGACGGGCGCGACCCCGACCGACGGACTGCCCGCGCAGCTCTTCATCGTGCGCTTCGACCACGACACCTGCACCATCTCGGCGGATGCGTCGGGCGACCTCCTGCATCGCCGCGGGTACCGCCTCGCGGTCGGGCGCGCGCCGCTGCGCGAGACGCTCGCCGCGGCGATGCTCGTGGGCGCCGAGTTCGATCCGGCGCAGCCGCTCGTGGACCCGATGTGCGGGTCGGGTACGATCGCGATCGAGGCGGCGATGATGGCGCGGCGTATCGCCCCAGGGCTCGCGCGTCGGTTCGCCTCGGAGCGCTGGCCCGAGACGCCTGCTGGCACCTGGACCGCGGCGCGTCGCGCGGCCGAGGCCGAGATCCGTCCGGCCACTGGCATGCCGATCATCGCGGCGGATCGCGATGCCGGCGCCGTCGCCAACGCGCGATCGAACGCGGCGCGCGCGGGCGTGGGCGAGCAGATCGAGTTCCGCGTCGCGGCCCTCTCGGCGCTCGAGGTGCCGTCGGCGCCGCGTGGCCTGCTGATCGCGAATCCGCCGTACGGCGTCCGCGTGGGGGAGACGCCGGCGCTGCGCGACCTGTTCGCACGGCTCGGCCAGGTGGCGCGCGAGCGCTGCGAGGGTTGGCGCGTGGTGCTGCTGAGCGCCGACCGCGCGCTCGACGCGCAGGTGAAGCTCCCCTTCACCGAGGTCCTCGCAACGAGCAACGGCGGGATCGCGGTGCGGCTCGTCGCGGCGGACGTGGGGGCGGACGTGGGGGCGGCGCCGTCCCGCGGCGGAACGACGTCACGCGCCGCGACGAAGCGGTCCCGCCGCTAGAACTCGAAGCCGAACGCGAGGTTCAGGTGCTGCGCGGTGCGCGATCCGACGGTGAATTCGGTCGCGATCCGCCGCCACTCGAAGCCGAGCACGAGCGGGCCGGCCGGACGCCAATGCAGGTGCGCCTCGGTCGTCGCGTTCCTGATCCGGCCACCCGCGGCGATGTCCGCGTCCTCGGGGTCGTCGAAGCCCATGCCGCCACCGATGAGCAAGCGTGGCGTCGCCTGGAGATTGACCTGACCCCATCCGCCGCGCGTGCGCACCGGTGCGCCGCCGACGCCCAATCCCTGCGAGACACCGCCGCCACCGAGTCCGCGCAGCGCCTGCCCGTCGAAGAACTCGCCCCGCAGCTCGAGCCGCGAGCCGATCGGCAGGCGCACGGTCGCCGCCATCGCCTCCGAGGAGCGCTCCGCGTCTGTTGCGTCCGCGATCTTGCCGGTGTGCATGCCCACGGTGATCGATCCGGGCCGCTCGGTCTCACCCCACGCCATCCGCACGAGTCCCTGCAGGTACGGCGTGCCCGTGCGCTCGGCCGCGTCGAACTGCGTGTCGAACAGGCCCGCGGCGTCGCCGCTCGTGGGCGCGAGCACCGCCCCTTCCACGCCCACGCGCAGGCGCCCGGCGCTGTGCACGCCGGCCCGCACCTGCGGCAGCCAGAGCCAGAGGTTCCCCGCGGCGGTGAAGCCGGGCACGCCGACGGACGCGATCGAGACCGGATCGACGCCCGTGATGAGCGGCTGCTCCTGGCCGATCATCACGAAGCCCTTCGCCCACTCGAGCGTGCCGCGCGCAGTGCGGAGGCGCACCAGCGGGAACGTCCGTCCCCCGGAGCTCGGCTGCTGGCCGCCGAAGAAGTCGGCATCGAGGTCGCCGCGGAAGGTGCCGCCGGCCACCTCGCTCACCGCGAAGCCCACGCCGAGCGTCGTCTGACGGATGGTCATCGCGAGACCGCCCTGCGGTCCGGTGCCCGAGTCGGGGCGTGCGAAGACCGGCACGTCGACATTGTTGGTGCGCGCGTCGTTCTTCACCACATGCATGAGCGCGCGGCCGGTGAACTCGAGCGAGACGCGCGAGCGGGTGCGGAGCGCGCTCGACGCCTCGGTCGCGAGCTGCTCGCGGAGCGCCTGGAGCGCCGCCTCGGCGTCCTCCACCCGCTGCCGGAGCGAATCGAGCTGCGCCTGCGTGCGCTCGGGTGCCGCCTGCGCCGCGAGCGTGACCGGCATCACGCCGAGCGAAAGGCCGAGCGCGACCATGCTTGACCATCGGCCGCGCCGAGGGGTAGCGTTGTCAGGCACAATCCAGAGGAAACAATGCGGCATCGTGGCTCCGTCGTCGGTCGGGTGGGTCCCTTCGTGGTCGCCATGGGCATGGCGATGGCGGCGCCGTTCGTGCTCGGCGCGCAGGGCACCCTCACGGGGCGCGTCGCGATCACCGAGCGTCCGGGCGAGACCACCACGGACTTCAGCAGCACCATCATCTATCTGGTGCCCAAAGATACTGCGCGGCTGCGCATGCGGCCGGTGGAGGCCACGCTCGCCATGAGCGGCCGCGCCTTCGTGCCGCACGTGCGCGTGATCACGCCCGGTAGTCGCGTGGAGTTCCCCAATCAGGACCCGTTCAGCCACAACATCTTCTCGTCGACGCCTGGGGCGCAGTTCGATCTCGGGCTCTACGGGGCGGGGAAGAGCAAAGAAGCGCCGTTCCGCCGGGCGGGCGCCTATCCCATCTACTGCAACATCCATCCGCGGATGACCGCGTTCGTGGTGGTCTCGCCGTCGCCCTGGTACGCGCAGGCGGGGAACGACGGGCGCTGGACGATCGTCGGCGTACCGGCGGGCGAGTACACGCTGACCGTCTGGCACGAGCGCGCCAAGACCGTCGAGACGCCGATCACCGTGGCGGCGGCGGGCCTGCCCGAGATCGCGACCACGCTCGACGCGCGCGGCTACCGGTTCGTCGAGCACAAGAACAAGTTCGGCCGCGAGTACGACCGGAGCGCGACGCGGTACTGATCGCGCGGCGCCGAGCGCGGCGCTCCATCGGGCGTCACGCCCCTCCCCCCGAGCCCCACCCACCGTGAAGCCGAAGGGCCTGAGTCTCACCGTCAAGATCTTCCTCTCCACGGCGCTCGTCGTGGTGGTCATCATCGCGACGACGCTGGCCATCGCCGCGCGCCAGGCGAGCGAGGCCGCGGATGTCTCCGTGAACCGTGTCCTCGGCTCGGCGCGCGAGGCGGTGAACGCACAGCTGGCCGGGAGCGCGAACGGGCTGCGCGCCGCGGCCGAGGCCTTCGCCGAGAACGCCAACTTCGGGGCGCTCGTCGAGGCGGCGGAGCCGGGCGATGCGCTCGACCAGGCGCAGGAGGCGGGGGCGACGCTCGGGGCGAAGTGGGTGCAGATCACCAACGCGAGCGGCTTCCGCCTCGCGAAGAGCGACGAGCCGGGCGCCGACACGCTCACCCTCGGCGAGCGGTCGCTCGAGGTCGCCTCGGCGCTCGGCGGGCAGTCGACCGGCGGCTTCGGTGTCACCGCGCGGAACGAGCTGTTGATCCTCGAGGCGGTGCCGATCTACCGCGGCACCGACCGCATCGTCGGGGCGCTCTTCGCCGCGCGCGATGTCGACTCGACCTTCGCCGCGAAGGTGAAGTCGAGCGCGGCGAGCGAACTCGACGTGGTCTTCTTCACGTCCGACACGGCGGGGGCGACGGTGATCGCCGCCTCCACGCTCGGGCGTGACGCCGAGGTGGTCCGGGCCATCTCGACGCTTCCCATGGGCTCCGCGGACTCGAGCGAGGCGCGCGTGGAGACCGACCTGCGCGGCCGGCACTACATCGGGCTCGCCGAGGTGTTGCGCGGGGCCGATGGCGGCGTGGTGGGGCGGTACCTGATGCTCCGCGACCGCGACGCCGAGTTCGCGAGCTTCCAGCGCCTGCAGCGCTCGCTGCTGCTGACGGGCGGCGTGGGGATCCTCGTGGCCGCGCTGCTCTCGCTGCTCATCGCGAACCAGATCACGCGGCCGGTGGGGAAGCTCGTCGAGGCGACGCGTCGCGCCGCGGACGGCGACTACAAGGCCGTGATCCCGTCCACGAGCAAGGACGAGATCGGCGTGCTCGCCGGCGCGTTCCGCGGGCTCCTCGCCGACCTGCGCGAGAAGCAGGAACTGGTGGAGTTCCTCTCGAGCGCGGACGCCGCCAAGACGGTGCAGATGCGGGCGATGTCGGCGACGACCGAGCAGCGCGTGGCCGGCGTGGGGCTCACCCCGGGCAGCCGCTTCGCCGTGCGCTACGAGGTGAAGGAAGTGCTCGGCGAGGGCGGGATGGGGACCGTGTTCAAGGCGATCGACACCGAGCTCGGCGAGGTGATCGCCATCAAGACGCTCAAGCAGGACTTCCTCTCGCAGGACCCGACGGCGCTCGAGCGGTTCAAGAGCGAGATCCGGCTGGCGCGGAAGATCTCGCACCGCAACGTGGTGCGCACGCACGACCTCGGCGAGAACTCCGGCGTGTACTTCATCACGATGGAGTACGTGGACGGGAAGTCGCTGAAGGACCTGATCCGCGCGAAGGGGAAGCTGCCGCTGCCGATCACGCTCTCGGTGGGGAAGCAGCTCGCGCGCGCGCTCGAGGTCGCGCACGAGCAGGGGGTGATCCATCGCGACATCAAGCCGCAGAACATGGTGGTGGAGCCGGACGGCGTGCTGAAGGTGATGGACTTCGGCATCGCGCGCCTGGCGACGCGGAAGCCGGAGAGCGGCGTCACGCAGGCGGGGATGATCATCGGGACGCCGGAGTACATGGCGCCGGAGCAGTTCGCGGGGGACGAGATCGACGCCCGCGCGGACATCTACGCCGCGGGGTGCGTGCTGTACGAGTGCCTGACCGGGCGGACACCGTTCCAGGCCGAGACGCCGTACCAGCTGGTGGCGAAGGTGCTGGAGGAGACGGCGCCGAGCCCGCGGCGCCTCAATCCCGAGGTGCCCCCGGCGCTCGAGGCGCTGGTGATGGCGGCGCTGTCGAAGGATCCGGCGGGCCGGCCGCAGACGGCGCTGGCGCTGCACGACCGGTTGGCGCAGATCGGCTGACGCGCGGTCGGTCGCGGATCGATGTTCAGGCGATCGAGCTTCAGGTCCTCGACCGCGATTCGCATCGACGGGGTCAACGCTGGGGTCGTCGTGCGCTTGAACTCGAAGCCTCATGCGGCCCCGCACGACCAGCGGGTCGAGTTCGGCGCCCGCCTGCGTGCGCCAGCAGTACGCCTCGCCCGCTCGCGCGCCGAGGTGCGCGAGCGCGCTCTCGAGGGCGGCGCGATCCGCGACGCCGAGCGGTTGATGGAGGATGCCGCTGTCGCGGATGAGGACCCGGGGCGAGCGCACCTGTCGCTTGCCGAGGTGCTCGAACCAGGGCGCGAGCTGCCGCACCATGTAGGTCTCGGAGAGCACGTCGAGATACCGTTGGACCGTGGTGTGCGCGACGCCGAATGCGCGTCCCAGTTCCGAGGCGTTCCATTGCTGCGCGCGGTAGTGCGCGACCATGAGCCAGAAGCGGCGGAGCACCGCCGCGGCTCTCGGCCTCCGAGCGCGCGAGGAAGGAGCGGGGGAAGCCGCCGCGCACCGAGAGCCGGTCCTGCCGCGCACTCCCCACCTCGCCGAGATCGAAACCCGGGAGCTCATTATACGCGATGCGTCCGGCGAGCGACTCAGTCGATCGGTGGAGCAACTCGACCGCAGCCGACCCCAGGATCAGGAAGCGGCGGCCGGAGGGGGCCTCGTCGACCAGGACGCGCTGGGTGCGGAAGAGCTCCGGGAGGTGCTGCACCTCGTCGATGATCACGAGTCCGCGTAGCCCGCGGAGGGCGAGGAGCGGATCGGCGGGCCGGGCCCGACGTCGAGGTCGAAGATCGACACCGGACCGCGCTGCGCGGCGGCGATGGTGCGGGCGAGGGTGGTCTTGCCCACCAGCCGCGCCCCGAGGAGCGCGACGACCGGGAACTGCCGGAGCAGGTCCCGCACCGTGCGTCGATGGGCATCCCGGGCGGTTCCGTCGGATGGATCCTGTATGTTGAGCGCCAGTCGCTCAATTGGATCGCATCCATCATGTCCTTCCAGCAGCCCATCGCGAGCGACTTCAACGGCGCCGACGCCGCCGAACAGTTCGCGGCCTACCGCCGCGATCCCGCCTCCGTCGAGGAGTCGTGGGGCCAGTTCTTCCGCTTCGCCGAGCAGGCGATGGGTGGGTGTGCCCCCGCGCCCGCCTCCTCGGCCGCCGCCGGGGGCGGTGCTGCGCATCGACCGGTCAAGGGGATCCATGCGCGCATCCCCAACAATCAACTCCTGATGCACGGCTCGTCGTCGGTGCCGCAGGAATGGCTCAAGGTGATGGATGAGTTCGGGGGGCAGATGGGCGAGACGTACGGCGTGCCGGTGGAGGAGATCGTCGACGGGTTCAAGCACGGCGTGCGGGAGGTGAACATCGACACCGACCTATGGATGTCGAGCACGGGGGCGATCCGGCAGTTCCTCGGCAAGAATCCGAAGGAGTTCGACCCGCGGACGTACCTCGCGGTGGCTCGCTCGGTGATGAAGGCGCTCTGCAAGGCGCGCTACGAGCAGAGGGAGCTCGACGCGGTCGTGAAGTGAGCCGCGGCGACCGCCGTTGCGACGACACGGTGAATTCACCCAAGTCGGAGTGAATTCACCGGTGCATCGGTGGTGGCGACGAAACGGTTCGCGTTGCAGTGAAAGCGGTTGCGCGAAAGCGGCGAGTGGCATGGTGCGTGCTTCAGGAGGGCCGAACGCCAGCGTTCGAGCGCGTCCCCCTCATCCAGAGCCGAGTCCGTGTCCGCCACCTTCCGGAGCATCAGTCGCGCAGTCGCCGTCTCCCTCGTCCTCGCAAGCCTGGTCGCCAGCGGAGTGGGGGCGCAGGCCGGCGCCCCGACCGTCACGATCAGCCCGGCATCCGGCGAGTACGCGCCGGGCGCCCAGATCGCCGTCACGGTCACGTACTGCGACAACAACGGCCTTGATACGGCGACCGCCGTGCTGCAGTTGGACGGCGTGGCGGTGAACTGGCCCAAGGTCGTGTTCCCTCCCGGGAACCCCGGGCCCTGTCTCGCGAAGGTGACGCAGTCGGGAACGGTGACACTGAGCACCCCCTCGCGCACGCTCCGGGCCTCGATCGAGGACACCTCGCCGTCGCCGCTCTGGAGTGGATGGACGCTCGTGACGTGGACCACGCCTGTGCCGTGGAGTGGAGGCACGGTCTCCCCGGAGCAGCAGTATCTGGAGACCGCGCCCGCGACCGTCACCACGCTCGCCTTCCGTGTGACGAATGTCGGACCGAGCACGCAATCGGTCTCGTCCTCGGCGGCCGGCACCGGGCTCGACTCCGTCGGTGTGCCACAGGGACCGGGCAAGGGAGGGTCCGCATTCTCGCTGCTCTCCGGCGCGAGCGCGCTCATCACGGTCGCCGTCAAGTCGTCGAGCACCAACCTCTCCACCGGGCGGCTCACGCTCACGGTCACGAACGGCAGTCAGGTCGCGACCGCCTTCTCCGACGTGACCTCGCGGACGCCCGCCCCGCTCGTCAGCGGCCTCGCGCTCCTCAACCCCACCGGCATCACGGAGAAATCGCTCTGCGTCACGATCGCGGCGGGGCCGGGTGCCGCGCAGTGCGGCGACCTTCGGCTCGCGCACGCGATGCCGGGCGTCACGACGAAGAACAGGTTCCGCGCGCCCACGCTGCTCTACTCCGCGAACGCGGCGCAACCGACAGTCCTCATCCCGGCCGAGCTGACCGTGACGTCCGTGACCCCGAATGTCCAGTACACGGCCTCGGTGCGGATCACCGCCGGTCCCGATTCCGGGCTGGTGCTGTCCGCAGGCAGCTGGTCCAGCAACGACTGGGGGTCCGGTGGCCGTCGGCGCATCACTGCGTCGTTCGATGGCTCCGCGCTGTCCACCGGCCGACACCCCTACCTTCTCACCATCCAGCGGAGCGCGGGCGTGACCGATACGGCCAGCGGCGAGTTGCTCCACGTGAACCGCCTCGCTTCGCCGTTCACGGCCGGCTGGTGGCTCGCCGGGCTCGAGCAGCTCGTCTCCTACCAGTCGAGCAACACCGCCATCGAGCGGATGATGTGGATCGGTGGCGATGGGTCCGCGCGTGTCTTCCGCGAGACCGCGGTGAACTCCTGCATCTTCACGCATGATGCGCTCGACCGGCCCGACTCGATCGTCGGCACGGTCTCGGGCACGGGCTGCACGGCGAGGCAGCGTCGGAGCAGCAATGGCATCCGGGTCGTGTTCGACGACCTCGGGAACCACGTGCAGACCATCAACCGGATCGGTGAGACGACGACGTTCACGTACGGCGGGGGGCTGCTCCAGACGATCACTCTCCCGACCGGCACGCTCGCCAGGCAGTACCAGCTGGCCTACACGAACGGACTGCTCGACAGTGTGACCGCGCCGGACGTCCCCGGTGGATGGCGCACGGTGCGCATCAGGCGAAACACCGGCATGGTCGTGGCGGGCTCGAGCCGCTCCCGGATCCTCGCGATCCGCGAGAGCGCGACCGACAGCGTGCGCTTCACCTACGTCGGCGGTTCAGGCAACGGGGCCGGCGGCTACCGGGTCGCGACACGCGCGGACCGCATGGGGATCGCGACCACCTTCACCTACGACGCGGCGAACCGCCTCGCGAGCGCGAGCACGCCGGCGACCGCATCCCAGACCGTCACGACCACCTTCCGGATGGCCGAAGGGCAGGCCACCGCGCAGGCGCTCATCGCGGACTCGGTGTATACGCGGCTCGACGGACCTCGCGCCGACGTGACCGACGTCCACAAGTGGTGGATCAATAGACTCGGGGCACCGGTGCGGACCAGGAACCCGGTCGGCATGGAGTCGATCGTCACGTACGATGCGACCTGGCCCGCGCTCGCGGCGAAGGTGATCGACGCGGCCGGCGTCACGAACACCGCCACGTACAATGCGCGCGGTCTGCTGACCCAGTCGACCGTCGTCGCGCCGTTCGGTATCGCGCAGGGGAACGCGGTCACGACGGTGAAGTGGAACGCCGTCTGGGACCTGCCGGACACGCTCACCGACCCGAACGGCGTGCGGACGGCACGCCGGTACGACGTGGCGACGGGGAATCTCCTCTCCGAGTGGGTGGGGAGCGACTCCGGGCGCGCGACGCGGTACGAGTATGACGCGGTCACCAAGCAGCTCCTGCGCATCTTCACTCCCGCCAGCGGCACGGCGGACCGGATCCAGTACGATCCCGAACTCGGCAACGTCGCGAAGACCAAGTCGCCGCGCGGCGACGTCATCACGCACACACGCGACCGAATCGGGCGCGACACGCTCGTGGTCGTGTCGGTCGACGTGGTGACCGACACGACCACGAAGGTGCAGCGCATCGTCACCCACTACGACTCGGCCGGTCGGGCATGGGAGACGATCACCGCGTCGCCCGCGATGCCGTACATGCTCGAGTACGATGCGCAACTGATGGACAACACGCCCGTCACGGCGGACACGCAGTTCGTCCGCACGACCTTCGACCGCGAAGGGAGACCGCTGACGATCAACGCGTTCAGCCGACCGGACCAGAACGTCTGGGACGTGTGCGACGCGCCGGTCGGCGAGTGCGTCGGCGTGCCTGCGGGCACGGAGGGTTCGTACGACATCCGGGAGTACGACTGGCTGGGCCGCCCGACCAAGCAGCGGCTGGGCTCGGGGCCGAAGCAGGTCTACTACGACCCCGCAGGCAATGTCGACTCCGCGGTCACCCGGAACAATCACGTCCTCCGCTCGAAGTACGATGCAGCGAACCGGCTCGTGCAGCGGCTCGTCCCGAGCGTGACGTATCCGCAGACCAACTGCACCGACATGCCGTACGGGATCCGCTATCCGTCCGCGCCCTTCCCGATCTGCCTCATGAAGTTCCCGTACTACCCGAATGGGGCGGACTCGTCGCTCGTGGTGGGCGCCGACACCGCGCGCTTCGTGTTCGACGCCGCGGGACGGCTCGTGCGCGCCGACAACAAGGACGCGCGGGTGAGCCGGAGCTACTTCGCCGGCGGCGCCCTGATGTCGGAGACCCAGCGGATCCGGAGTTACGGGACGTCGAACTTCGACGTGACCTCCTACTATCAGTCGTTCCGATACGACCTGGGCGGCCGCCGGGTCGCGCACATGCTGCCGACCAACCTCGCCGGCGCGGACAGCATCGCGTACATCTACGACGTGGACCGCGGATTCCTCCGTCACGTCGTGCACGGGCTCGACCGGATCAGCCTGACGCTCGATGCGGCGGGGCGTCAGGACTCGCTCCTCTTCGCTGCATTCCAGTCCGGCAACTACGTGACCGGGGTCGTCGAGACGCGAGGCTACGACCCGGACGGCAATCTCGTGGGGCTCCAGCGTGTGCGCCGCAACGGCGCGTCGATGGTCCCGCTCAGCAACAGCTCGCTCACGCGCGATGCGCGCGCGCGGATCCGTTCGGTGGCGTCGGGCAGCGCGGCCTTCCAGATCGACTCGCAACAGACGCGCATCCGTTACGCCGGTTCGGGTGCCGTCCTCGCGTCCGAGCGATGGAAGACGAACTCGGTCTGGTTCGATGTCGAGCAGTTCCGTGCCACCGCCCTCGGTGACGTGTGGCGTTCGCGCTCGGACATCGGCTCGCAGCCGACGAAGTTCCCGGTGGTCTCGCAGTTCAGCGTCAACGGGGCACTCAAGAAGCGGACGCCGGTCCGGCCCGGGCTGAATCCGCCTGCGGAGGCGGCCTACACCGACACGACGGCCACGACCTACGACCTCGCCGGCAACGCGATCCGGACAGTGGCGATCTTCCAGCGCTACCAGGACCTCGGTGACCGGTACTACTCCGCGTCGCGCTCCTACTACACCGGGGACAACCGGCTCGCGGTCCACCAGAAGTACCATTCCACGGATGCCGCGAGCACGGGCAGCTGGGAGGAGTACCGCTACGACGCGCTCGGGCGTCGTGTCCTCACGCGGGCCCGTCGCGGGACCACCGGTGATCCGTACCGTTGGATGTGCGCCGGCAGCACGACCTGCGATTACTACATCGAGCGGACGGTCTGGGATGGTGACCAGGTCCTCTTCGAGCTCCGTGCGAACGGTCATGACACGCTGACCGCCGCCCAGCTGGACGCGCACTACAGCGCGGGGCTGAGTTGGGGCAAGGTGGGGTACGTGCATGCCGGTGGGATCGACAAGCCGCTGATGACGCTGGACGGGCGGGTGCCGACCTACAACTGGCGCGGGCTGCCGGAGAGCTCGGTGTGGACGACGGGCGCGGCGGCGGACTGCAGCGTGGCGACGGGCGGGAGCTGCACGACCGTGGCGTGGCCCTCCGCCAGCAGCGTATATATGAAGCAGTATCCGTACGCTCCGGGGGGTTCGAACCCGCCGCAGTGGGTGGGCACGGTGCTGACGGACGCGGCGGGGAGTTCGGGGTTGATGTATCGCCGGAACCGGTACTATGATCCGGGGAGCGGGCAGTTCACGCAGCAGGACCCGATCGGGATCGCGGGTGGGGCCAACGTCTACGGCTTCGCGAATGGCGACCCGGTCAATTATCAAGATCCGTTTGGGTTGTGCCCGATTGACAAGC
This region of Gemmatimonadota bacterium genomic DNA includes:
- a CDS encoding class I SAM-dependent RNA methyltransferase, which encodes MTAPRAALRYDCFAIAAPGLESLVAHELVSLGVADATAVPGGVEFGADAARLAAVQLRTRTATRVIVRLAQFRAKAFHELERAARQVEWARVLPAGARFRLRVTCRKSRLYHSDAVAERVAAAIVRGVPGATFEQGAHADDEADEATGATPTDGLPAQLFIVRFDHDTCTISADASGDLLHRRGYRLAVGRAPLRETLAAAMLVGAEFDPAQPLVDPMCGSGTIAIEAAMMARRIAPGLARRFASERWPETPAGTWTAARRAAEAEIRPATGMPIIAADRDAGAVANARSNAARAGVGEQIEFRVAALSALEVPSAPRGLLIANPPYGVRVGETPALRDLFARLGQVARERCEGWRVVLLSADRALDAQVKLPFTEVLATSNGGIAVRLVAADVGADVGAAPSRGGTTSRAATKRSRR
- a CDS encoding protein kinase; amino-acid sequence: MKPKGLSLTVKIFLSTALVVVVIIATTLAIAARQASEAADVSVNRVLGSAREAVNAQLAGSANGLRAAAEAFAENANFGALVEAAEPGDALDQAQEAGATLGAKWVQITNASGFRLAKSDEPGADTLTLGERSLEVASALGGQSTGGFGVTARNELLILEAVPIYRGTDRIVGALFAARDVDSTFAAKVKSSAASELDVVFFTSDTAGATVIAASTLGRDAEVVRAISTLPMGSADSSEARVETDLRGRHYIGLAEVLRGADGGVVGRYLMLRDRDAEFASFQRLQRSLLLTGGVGILVAALLSLLIANQITRPVGKLVEATRRAADGDYKAVIPSTSKDEIGVLAGAFRGLLADLREKQELVEFLSSADAAKTVQMRAMSATTEQRVAGVGLTPGSRFAVRYEVKEVLGEGGMGTVFKAIDTELGEVIAIKTLKQDFLSQDPTALERFKSEIRLARKISHRNVVRTHDLGENSGVYFITMEYVDGKSLKDLIRAKGKLPLPITLSVGKQLARALEVAHEQGVIHRDIKPQNMVVEPDGVLKVMDFGIARLATRKPESGVTQAGMIIGTPEYMAPEQFAGDEIDARADIYAAGCVLYECLTGRTPFQAETPYQLVAKVLEETAPSPRRLNPEVPPALEALVMAALSKDPAGRPQTALALHDRLAQIG
- a CDS encoding AAA family ATPase, whose amino-acid sequence is MIIDEVQHLPELFRTQRVLVDEAPSGRRFLILGSAAVELLHRSTESLAGRIAYNELPGFDLGEVGSARQDRLSVRGGFPRSFLARSEAESRGGAPPLLAHGRALPRAAMERLGTGTRIRRRAHHGPTVSRRALRDLHGAAARALVRAPRQATGALAPGPHPRQRHPPSTARRRGSRRPRERARAPRRASGRGVLLAHAGGRRTRPAGRAGPHEASSSSARRPQR
- a CDS encoding RHS repeat-associated core domain-containing protein, yielding MSATFRSISRAVAVSLVLASLVASGVGAQAGAPTVTISPASGEYAPGAQIAVTVTYCDNNGLDTATAVLQLDGVAVNWPKVVFPPGNPGPCLAKVTQSGTVTLSTPSRTLRASIEDTSPSPLWSGWTLVTWTTPVPWSGGTVSPEQQYLETAPATVTTLAFRVTNVGPSTQSVSSSAAGTGLDSVGVPQGPGKGGSAFSLLSGASALITVAVKSSSTNLSTGRLTLTVTNGSQVATAFSDVTSRTPAPLVSGLALLNPTGITEKSLCVTIAAGPGAAQCGDLRLAHAMPGVTTKNRFRAPTLLYSANAAQPTVLIPAELTVTSVTPNVQYTASVRITAGPDSGLVLSAGSWSSNDWGSGGRRRITASFDGSALSTGRHPYLLTIQRSAGVTDTASGELLHVNRLASPFTAGWWLAGLEQLVSYQSSNTAIERMMWIGGDGSARVFRETAVNSCIFTHDALDRPDSIVGTVSGTGCTARQRRSSNGIRVVFDDLGNHVQTINRIGETTTFTYGGGLLQTITLPTGTLARQYQLAYTNGLLDSVTAPDVPGGWRTVRIRRNTGMVVAGSSRSRILAIRESATDSVRFTYVGGSGNGAGGYRVATRADRMGIATTFTYDAANRLASASTPATASQTVTTTFRMAEGQATAQALIADSVYTRLDGPRADVTDVHKWWINRLGAPVRTRNPVGMESIVTYDATWPALAAKVIDAAGVTNTATYNARGLLTQSTVVAPFGIAQGNAVTTVKWNAVWDLPDTLTDPNGVRTARRYDVATGNLLSEWVGSDSGRATRYEYDAVTKQLLRIFTPASGTADRIQYDPELGNVAKTKSPRGDVITHTRDRIGRDTLVVVSVDVVTDTTTKVQRIVTHYDSAGRAWETITASPAMPYMLEYDAQLMDNTPVTADTQFVRTTFDREGRPLTINAFSRPDQNVWDVCDAPVGECVGVPAGTEGSYDIREYDWLGRPTKQRLGSGPKQVYYDPAGNVDSAVTRNNHVLRSKYDAANRLVQRLVPSVTYPQTNCTDMPYGIRYPSAPFPICLMKFPYYPNGADSSLVVGADTARFVFDAAGRLVRADNKDARVSRSYFAGGALMSETQRIRSYGTSNFDVTSYYQSFRYDLGGRRVAHMLPTNLAGADSIAYIYDVDRGFLRHVVHGLDRISLTLDAAGRQDSLLFAAFQSGNYVTGVVETRGYDPDGNLVGLQRVRRNGASMVPLSNSSLTRDARARIRSVASGSAAFQIDSQQTRIRYAGSGAVLASERWKTNSVWFDVEQFRATALGDVWRSRSDIGSQPTKFPVVSQFSVNGALKKRTPVRPGLNPPAEAAYTDTTATTYDLAGNAIRTVAIFQRYQDLGDRYYSASRSYYTGDNRLAVHQKYHSTDAASTGSWEEYRYDALGRRVLTRARRGTTGDPYRWMCAGSTTCDYYIERTVWDGDQVLFELRANGHDTLTAAQLDAHYSAGLSWGKVGYVHAGGIDKPLMTLDGRVPTYNWRGLPESSVWTTGAAADCSVATGGSCTTVAWPSASSVYMKQYPYAPGGSNPPQWVGTVLTDAAGSSGLMYRRNRYYDPGSGQFTQQDPIGIAGGANVYGFANGDPVNYQDPFGLCPIDKPLCNWLKATLVLVGTDLGMVAGGGAGLLGLAAGPAAAATVPAGAVAGAAVGATLGAALGGVVDAMFSESSGGAGAGGARPDEQPTSVNQMNQQVQRGQAPRNVTRVDRGKVKGEQDNVHFQGGHSLNRDGSWKHGGRELTSAERDWLTKGGFNAPK